One genomic window of Elaeis guineensis isolate ETL-2024a chromosome 2, EG11, whole genome shotgun sequence includes the following:
- the LOC109504747 gene encoding CASP-like protein 3A1 isoform X1: MPEAVKVATAADSGTMSGPLVPVTGRPDGASADGRRWDMAGAAMRAATVVSSLLALALMVSAEQRGELSLLGFHLPLYSKWSFSDSLEYLVGISAAVAAHSLLQLLLTVRKLVKKTPVIPSRRHGWVIFAGDQAFAYAMMSAGSAAAGITNLNRTGIRHTALPDFCKPLHRFCDRMAISITFAFLSCLLLAATAIFDVLWLSRY; this comes from the exons ATGCCGGAGGCGGTGAAGGTGGCGACGGCGGCCGACTCGGGAACGATGAGCGGCCCGCTGGTGCCCGTGACAGGAAGGCCGGACGGTGCCTCCGCGGATGGGAGGCGATGGGACATGGCCGGAGCGGCAATGCGGGCGGCGACGGTGGTCTCTTCGCTTTTGGCTTTGGCGCTGATGGTCTCCGCGGAGCAGCGCGGGGAACTCTCGCTCCTCGGCTTCCACCTCCCGCTCTACTCCAAGTGGTCGTTCTCCGACTCCCTCGA GTATCTGGTGGGGATCTCTGCGGCGGTGGCGGCGCATTCGCTGCTGCAACTTCTATTGACCGTGAGGAAGCTGGTGAAGAAGACGCCGGTCATCCCGTCCCGTCGTCACGGGTGGGTTATATTTGCTGGCGATCAG GCTTTTGCATATGCTATGATGAGTGCGGGCTCAGCTGCAGCTGGGATAACCAACTTAAACCGCACAGGGATCCGGCACACTGCACTTCCAGACTTCTGTAAGCCTCTGCATCGGTTCTGTGACCGCATGGCTATCTCAATTACATTTGCTTTTCTCAGCTGCCTCCTCTTAGCTGCTACTGCAATTTTCGATGTGCTTTGGTTATCTAGGTACTGA
- the LOC109504747 gene encoding uncharacterized protein isoform X2 encodes MPEAVKVATAADSGTMSGPLVPVTGRPDGASADGRRWDMAGAAMRAATVVSSLLALALMVSAEQRGELSLLGFHLPLYSKWSFSDSLEFEFGSVCRPMKLPFVFFGQVSGGDLCGGGGAFAAATSIDREEAGEEDAGHPVPSSRVGYICWRSGFCICYDECGLSCSWDNQLKPHRDPAHCTSRLL; translated from the exons ATGCCGGAGGCGGTGAAGGTGGCGACGGCGGCCGACTCGGGAACGATGAGCGGCCCGCTGGTGCCCGTGACAGGAAGGCCGGACGGTGCCTCCGCGGATGGGAGGCGATGGGACATGGCCGGAGCGGCAATGCGGGCGGCGACGGTGGTCTCTTCGCTTTTGGCTTTGGCGCTGATGGTCTCCGCGGAGCAGCGCGGGGAACTCTCGCTCCTCGGCTTCCACCTCCCGCTCTACTCCAAGTGGTCGTTCTCCGACTCCCTCGA ATTTGAATTTGGGTCGGTGTGCCGCCCGATGAAGTTACCGTTTGTGTTCTTTGGTCAGGTATCTGGTGGGGATCTCTGCGGCGGTGGCGGCGCATTCGCTGCTGCAACTTCTATTGACCGTGAGGAAGCTGGTGAAGAAGACGCCGGTCATCCCGTCCCGTCGTCACGGGTGGGTTATATTTGCTGGCGATCAG GCTTTTGCATATGCTATGATGAGTGCGGGCTCAGCTGCAGCTGGGATAACCAACTTAAACCGCACAGGGATCCGGCACACTGCACTTCCAGACTTCTGTAA